A region of the Mycobacterium sp. NBC_00419 genome:
GACGACTTCTTCAGGCCGATCCGTAACTACCTGTACTGGGAACCGCACTGCTACAACATCCCGATGTGCTTCTCGATACGGAGCATCTTCGACGCACTCGACGGGATCAACACTGCGACCGAGAAGTTGCAGGAACTCCTGCCGACCCTCAACACGATGGATGAACTACAGCAGCAGCTGCTCGCGGAGATGCCCCGGCAGATCGCGATCCTGGAACAGATGCGGGACATGTCGAAGACCATGCACGCCACCATGTCCGGCAGCCTCGACGTGATGGACGAAACGAACAACGACGCCAATGCCATGGGGCAGGCCTACGACGCGGCCAAGGACGACGACACCTTCTGGCTGCCACCGGAAGTGTTCGACAACGCGGACTTCAAGAAGGCGATGAGTTCGTTCCTGTCACCGGACGGGAAATCGGCGCGATTCATCATCTCCCACAAGGGAGATCCGGCCACGCCCGAAGGCATCGCACGTACCGACAAGATTCGTACCGCAGCCGAGGAAGCGCTCAAGACCACGCCCCTGTCCGGCGCGAAGATCTACCTGGCCGGCACCGCCTCGACATTCAAGGACTTCCGCGAAGGGTCGAACTACGACCTGCTGATCGCCGGCGTCGGCGCCCTGTGCCTGATCTTCATCATCATGCTGGTCATCACCCGAAGCCTGATCGCCGCACTCGTGATCGTGGGGACGGTGGCCCTGTCGCTGGGCTCGTCGTTCGGCCTGTCGGTGCTCATCTGGCAGTACATCTTCGGCATCAAGCTGCACTGGATGGTGCTGCCGATGTCCGTAATCGTCCTTCTCGCAGTGGGTTCGGACTACAACCTGCTTCTGGTCGCCCGGATGAAAGAGGAGATCGCCGCCGGTATCAACACCGGCATCATCCGCGCCATGGGCAGCACCGGCAAGGTCGTTACCAACGCGGGCCTGGTGTTCGCCTTCACGATGGCCGCCATGGTGGTCAGCGATCTGCAGATCATCGGCCAGGTCGGCACCACCATCGCCATCGGCCTGCTGTTCGACACCCTGGTGGTGCGCTCGTTCATGACCCCGTCCATCGCGGCGCTCCTGGGACGGTGGTTCTGGTGGCCGCAGGTCGTCCGGCCGCGCCCGGCCAGCCAGATGCTGCGGCCCTACGGCACCCGCCTGACGGTTCGCGAACTGCTGGAGCGAGACGAAGTCCGCTCCGAAGAGCCGGTGACCGCCGAACTCCCCCGGCCGGTTACCTGACGGCGGTCCCGTTGGTCTGGCGGCTCTCCGCCGATACGTAACCCGCCAGTGTCTCATCGGCGTCGGCCGGCACGAAGCCGGTGGACTCGATCTTCGACAGGTCCAGCGCACTGCTCGGCGGCCGCGGCGCCACCGGGCCCACCGCCGCCTTGGCGAAGTACGCCGCGGTGCTCACCCCGGTGACCCGCTCGGGATCATGCCCTGCCAGCGCGAAGGTACGCCGCGCCACGTCGGCCCATGAGCCGACCGCTCCCGAACCACTGACGTTGTAGGTTCCGTACGGCGCACCAGTGTCCGTGAGATGCCGTATCGCCCTGGCGATTTCGGAGGCGAACGTCAGGCGCCCGAACTGGTCGTTGACCACCGACGGGTCGACGCCACGCTCGGCCAGCGACAGCATGGTGCGCACGAAATTTCGGCCCTCGCCGATCACCCAGGAGGTGCGCAGAGTGTAGTGCCGCGGCACGGTGGCCACGATCTGATCACCGGCGGCCTTCGTCTGCCCGTATACGCCCAGCGGTGCGACCGCATCGTCCTCGCGATAGGGCCGCGTCGAGGTGCCGTCGAACACATAGTCACTGGACACGTGCACCACCGTGATGCGGTGCGCGGTGGCGACTCTGGCCAGCTCGGCCACACCGGTGACGTTGGTGGCCCACGCCGCAGCGCGCCCCTGCGGGGTCTCGGCGGTATCGACCGCGGTGTAGGCCGCGGCGTTGATGATCGTGTCGTACTCGCGCCACGGCCGTGCGGTCTCCAGCGACCCCGATGCCAGGTCGATGTCGGCGCGCTCGGCGAACTCGACATACGGTGCGCCGGCGTAGGCCACCCGCAGCGCCTGGCCGAGCTGGCCGCCGGCGCCGAGCACCAGAACCTTGCGGCGCGGAATGGGCGTCACATCCGACAACGGCCCCTGAGCGAGGTCCTTGGCCGACAGTTCGGCACGGTCAAGCGGAATCGGCCACTCGATGCCGAGGGCCGGGTCGCCGGGATGCAGCGACGGGTAGGCGACGCCGGCGGAGTAGTGGTCGTTGACCAGATAGCTGTAGACGGTGTTCGGCTCCAGTGTCTGGAACGAATTGCCCACTCCCCGAGGCACAAACACCGCCCGCGACGGGTCGAGTTCGGCGCTGAACACCGTCCCGAACGTCGGGCCCTCACGCAGGTCCACCCACGCCCCGAAGATCCGGCCGGAGCCCACCGAGATGTACTTGTCCCACGGTTCGGCGTGCACACCGCGTGTGGTGCCCGCCGCGTCGTTGAAGGAGATGTTCTGCTGGACCGGCCCGAAATCAGTCATCCCGGCGGCGATCATCTTCTCGCGCTGCCAGTTCTCCTTGAACCAGCCGCGGTTGTCGCCGTGAACCGGCAACTCCCAGATCGTCAGGCCCGGGATGGGCGTGGCAGTCGCGCGCAGCGTCTTGCCGTACTCCGTCATAGCGTGCGCTCCTTACTTACTGCCCGAGCCGGGCGTAGAACGCTTCGGTGGCGTCCTTGGCGGGCGCCCACCAGTCTTCGTGGTCGCGGTACCACTCGATTGTCGCCGACAGCCCGTGCTCGAAGTCGCAGTAGCGCGGCAACCATCCGAGTTCGGTGCGCAGCTTGGTCGAGTCGATGGCGTAGCGCAAATCGTGGCCACTGCGGTCCGGGACGTTGTCGTAGGCGTCAGCGTCGCGGCCCATCATGGTCAGGATCAACTCCACGACGGTCTTGTTGTCCCGTTCGCCGTTGGCGCCGATCAGGTAGGTCTCCCCGATCCGGCCGTCCTCCAGGATCTTCAGCACCGCCGACGAGTGGTCGTCGGCGTGAATCCAGTCCCGGACATTGCGGCCCTCGCCGTACAGCTTGGGCCGGATGCCCAGCAGGATGTTGGTGATCTGGCGCGGGATGAACTTCTCCACGTGCTGGTAGGGCCCGTAGTTGTTGGAACAGTTCGAGATCGTCGCGGCCACCCGATAGGACCGGATCCATGCCCGCACCAGCATGTCGCTGCCGGCTTTGGTCGAGGAGTACGGCGAGGACGGGTTGTAGGGGCTGGCTTCGGTGAACCTGGCCGGGTCGTCGAGCTCCAGGTCGCCGTACACCTCGTCGGTGGAGATGTGGTGGAACCGCACGCCGTATTTGCGGACCGCCTCCAGCAGCGTGAACGTCCCGATCAAATTGGTCTGCAGAAACGGCTGCGGATCAGACAGCGAGTTGTCGTTGTGCGATTCGGCGGCATAGTGCACCACCGCGTCGGTCGAGGCCACCAGGTCGTCGACGAGTTCGGGATCGGCGACATCACCGTGGACGAAGGTCATCCGGCTGGGCGGCATGTCCGCCAGCGACGCGAGGTTGCCGGCATAGGTGAGCTTGTCGAGCACCGTCACGTGGTGGTCGGTGTGATTGACGACGTGGTGCACGAAGTTGGATCCGATGAAACCGGCGCCACCGGTGACCAGCAGCCGAGCCACTACAAGCCCCTTTCCAGGAGCCCCAGCAGATAGGCGCCGTAGCCCGACTTCACCAGCGTCTCGGCCCGCTCACGCAACTCGTCGTCACCGAGAAAGCCCTGCCGCCAAGCGATTTCCTCGGGCACCCCGATCTTCAGACCCGTGCGTCGTTCCATCGTGCGCACGAAGTCGGCGGCATCGGTCATCTGGTCGAAGGTTCCGGTGTCCAGCCAGGCGGTGCCCCGGGGCAACACCTGCACCCGCAGCCGGTTCTGCTCGAGGTAGGCGCGGTTGACGTCGGTGATCTCGTACTCGCCGCGGTCGCTGGGCTTGAGGTCGCGGGCGATCTCCACGACGTCGTTGTCGTAGAAGTACAACCCGGGCACCGCGTAGTTGCTCTTGGGGACCTTGGGCTTCTCCTCCAGCGACACCACCATGCCGGCGGCGTCGAATTCCACCACACCGTACGCGGACGGCTCGGCCACCCAGTAGGCGAAGATCGCTCCCCCGTCGACGGCCTCGAAGGACTTCAGCTGGGTGCCCAAAC
Encoded here:
- a CDS encoding bifunctional dTDP-4-dehydrorhamnose 3,5-epimerase family protein/NAD(P)-dependent oxidoreductase yields the protein MTEYGKTLRATATPIPGLTIWELPVHGDNRGWFKENWQREKMIAAGMTDFGPVQQNISFNDAAGTTRGVHAEPWDKYISVGSGRIFGAWVDLREGPTFGTVFSAELDPSRAVFVPRGVGNSFQTLEPNTVYSYLVNDHYSAGVAYPSLHPGDPALGIEWPIPLDRAELSAKDLAQGPLSDVTPIPRRKVLVLGAGGQLGQALRVAYAGAPYVEFAERADIDLASGSLETARPWREYDTIINAAAYTAVDTAETPQGRAAAWATNVTGVAELARVATAHRITVVHVSSDYVFDGTSTRPYREDDAVAPLGVYGQTKAAGDQIVATVPRHYTLRTSWVIGEGRNFVRTMLSLAERGVDPSVVNDQFGRLTFASEIARAIRHLTDTGAPYGTYNVSGSGAVGSWADVARRTFALAGHDPERVTGVSTAAYFAKAAVGPVAPRPPSSALDLSKIESTGFVPADADETLAGYVSAESRQTNGTAVR
- the rfbB gene encoding dTDP-glucose 4,6-dehydratase; protein product: MARLLVTGGAGFIGSNFVHHVVNHTDHHVTVLDKLTYAGNLASLADMPPSRMTFVHGDVADPELVDDLVASTDAVVHYAAESHNDNSLSDPQPFLQTNLIGTFTLLEAVRKYGVRFHHISTDEVYGDLELDDPARFTEASPYNPSSPYSSTKAGSDMLVRAWIRSYRVAATISNCSNNYGPYQHVEKFIPRQITNILLGIRPKLYGEGRNVRDWIHADDHSSAVLKILEDGRIGETYLIGANGERDNKTVVELILTMMGRDADAYDNVPDRSGHDLRYAIDSTKLRTELGWLPRYCDFEHGLSATIEWYRDHEDWWAPAKDATEAFYARLGQ
- the rfbA gene encoding glucose-1-phosphate thymidylyltransferase RfbA gives rise to the protein MRGIILAGGSGTRLHPITQGVSKQLIPVYDKPMVYYPLSTLMLAGIRDILVITTPHDAESFERLLGDGSRFGVSITFAQQPSPDGLAQAFTIGSDFIGSDKVALVLGDNLLYGPGLGTQLKSFEAVDGGAIFAYWVAEPSAYGVVEFDAAGMVVSLEEKPKVPKSNYAVPGLYFYDNDVVEIARDLKPSDRGEYEITDVNRAYLEQNRLRVQVLPRGTAWLDTGTFDQMTDAADFVRTMERRTGLKIGVPEEIAWRQGFLGDDELRERAETLVKSGYGAYLLGLLERGL